The following proteins are encoded in a genomic region of Nerophis lumbriciformis linkage group LG23, RoL_Nlum_v2.1, whole genome shotgun sequence:
- the LOC133622533 gene encoding poly(rC)-binding protein 3-like isoform X2 — MEPIKVQSEGGLNVTLTIRLLMHGKEVGSIIGKKGETVKKMREDSGARINISEGNCPERIVTITGPTDAIFKAFAMIAYKFEEDIINSMSNSPATSKPPVTLRLVVPASQCGSLIGKGGSKIKEMRESTGAQVQVAGDMLPNSTERAVTISGAPEAIIQCVKQICVVMLESPPKGATIPYRPKPASTPVIFSGGQVRADPLGASTANLSLLLQHQPLPAYTIQGQYAIPHPDLSKLHQLAMQQTPFTPLGQTTPAFPAGLDASNQASTHELTIPNDLIGCIIGRQGTKINEIRQMSGAQIKIANAMEGSSERQITITGTPANISLAQYLINARFRDVAAMWNDPSSMTTS, encoded by the exons ATGGAGCCCATCAAGGTCCAATCAGAAGGTGGACTGAATGTGACCCTCACCATCAGGCTGCTGATGCACGGCAAG GAGGTCGGGAGCATCATAGGAAAG AAAGGGGAGACGGTAAAGAAAATGCGTGAAGAC AGTGGCGCCCGTATCAACATCTCTGAGGGCAACTGCCCCGAACGGATAGTCACCATCACGGGGCCGACGGATGCCATCTTCAAGGCCTTCGCCATGATAGCCTACAAGTTTGAGGAG GATATCATCAACTCTATGAGCAACAGTCCTGCCACCAGCAAACCCCCTGTGACCCTGAGGCTTGTGGTCCCGGCCAGCCAGTGCGGCTCGCTCATTGGCAAAGGGGGCTCCAAAATCAAAGAGATGAGAGAG TCCACAGGGGCTCAGGTGCAGGTGGCAGGCGACATGCTCCCCAACTCCACCGAGAGGGCCGTGACCATCTCTGGGGCACCTGAGGCCATCATCCAGTGTGTCAAACAAATATGTGTGGTGATGCTGGAG TCCCCACCGAAAGGTGCCACCATACCCTACCGCCCAAAGCCTGCCTCCACCCCTGTCATTTTTTCAGGTGGCCAGGTAAGAGCAGACCCACTGGGGGCGTCCACAGCCAACCTCAGCCTCTTACTGCAGCACCAGCCACTGCCT GCTTACACCATCCAAGGACAGTATGCCATCCCACATCCAGAC TTGAGCAAGCTCCACCAGTTGGCTATGCAGCAAACCCCCTTTACCCCCCTCGGACAGACCACCCCTGCCTTCCCCG CAGGTCTGGATGCCAGTAACCAGGCCAGTACTCATGAACTCACCATTCCCAATGAT CTAATAGGCTGCATAATTGGACGCCAGGGAACCAAAATCAACGAGATCCGTCAGATGTCTGGGGCACAGATCAAAATTGCTAACGCCATGGAAGGGTCATCGGAACGCCAGATCACCATCACAGGGACCCCCGCCAACATCAGCCTGGCCCAGTACCTCATCAATGCAAG GTTCCGAGACGTGGCGGCCATGTGGAACGACCCATCCTCCATGACCACATCCTGA
- the LOC133622533 gene encoding poly(rC)-binding protein 3-like isoform X4, with amino-acid sequence MEPIKVQSEGGLNVTLTIRLLMHGKEVGSIIGKKGETVKKMREDSGARINISEGNCPERIVTITGPTDAIFKAFAMIAYKFEEDIINSMSNSPATSKPPVTLRLVVPASQCGSLIGKGGSKIKEMRESTGAQVQVAGDMLPNSTERAVTISGAPEAIIQCVKQICVVMLESPPKGATIPYRPKPASTPVIFSGGQVRADPLGASTANLSLLLQHQPLPAYTIQGQYAIPHPDLSKLHQLAMQQTPFTPLGQTTPAFPGLDASNQASTHELTIPNDLIGCIIGRQGTKINEIRQMSGAQIKIANAMEGSSERQITITGTPANISLAQYLINARFRDVAAMWNDPSSMTTS; translated from the exons ATGGAGCCCATCAAGGTCCAATCAGAAGGTGGACTGAATGTGACCCTCACCATCAGGCTGCTGATGCACGGCAAG GAGGTCGGGAGCATCATAGGAAAG AAAGGGGAGACGGTAAAGAAAATGCGTGAAGAC AGTGGCGCCCGTATCAACATCTCTGAGGGCAACTGCCCCGAACGGATAGTCACCATCACGGGGCCGACGGATGCCATCTTCAAGGCCTTCGCCATGATAGCCTACAAGTTTGAGGAG GATATCATCAACTCTATGAGCAACAGTCCTGCCACCAGCAAACCCCCTGTGACCCTGAGGCTTGTGGTCCCGGCCAGCCAGTGCGGCTCGCTCATTGGCAAAGGGGGCTCCAAAATCAAAGAGATGAGAGAG TCCACAGGGGCTCAGGTGCAGGTGGCAGGCGACATGCTCCCCAACTCCACCGAGAGGGCCGTGACCATCTCTGGGGCACCTGAGGCCATCATCCAGTGTGTCAAACAAATATGTGTGGTGATGCTGGAG TCCCCACCGAAAGGTGCCACCATACCCTACCGCCCAAAGCCTGCCTCCACCCCTGTCATTTTTTCAGGTGGCCAGGTAAGAGCAGACCCACTGGGGGCGTCCACAGCCAACCTCAGCCTCTTACTGCAGCACCAGCCACTGCCT GCTTACACCATCCAAGGACAGTATGCCATCCCACATCCAGAC TTGAGCAAGCTCCACCAGTTGGCTATGCAGCAAACCCCCTTTACCCCCCTCGGACAGACCACCCCTGCCTTCCCCG GTCTGGATGCCAGTAACCAGGCCAGTACTCATGAACTCACCATTCCCAATGAT CTAATAGGCTGCATAATTGGACGCCAGGGAACCAAAATCAACGAGATCCGTCAGATGTCTGGGGCACAGATCAAAATTGCTAACGCCATGGAAGGGTCATCGGAACGCCAGATCACCATCACAGGGACCCCCGCCAACATCAGCCTGGCCCAGTACCTCATCAATGCAAG GTTCCGAGACGTGGCGGCCATGTGGAACGACCCATCCTCCATGACCACATCCTGA
- the LOC133622533 gene encoding poly(rC)-binding protein 3-like isoform X1 — MEPIKVQSEGGLNVTLTIRLLMHGKEVGSIIGKKGETVKKMREDSGARINISEGNCPERIVTITGPTDAIFKAFAMIAYKFEEDIINSMSNSPATSKPPVTLRLVVPASQCGSLIGKGGSKIKEMRESTGAQVQVAGDMLPNSTERAVTISGAPEAIIQCVKQICVVMLESPPKGATIPYRPKPASTPVIFSGGQVRADPLGASTANLSLLLQHQPLPAYTIQGQYAIPHPDQLSKLHQLAMQQTPFTPLGQTTPAFPAGLDASNQASTHELTIPNDLIGCIIGRQGTKINEIRQMSGAQIKIANAMEGSSERQITITGTPANISLAQYLINARFRDVAAMWNDPSSMTTS; from the exons ATGGAGCCCATCAAGGTCCAATCAGAAGGTGGACTGAATGTGACCCTCACCATCAGGCTGCTGATGCACGGCAAG GAGGTCGGGAGCATCATAGGAAAG AAAGGGGAGACGGTAAAGAAAATGCGTGAAGAC AGTGGCGCCCGTATCAACATCTCTGAGGGCAACTGCCCCGAACGGATAGTCACCATCACGGGGCCGACGGATGCCATCTTCAAGGCCTTCGCCATGATAGCCTACAAGTTTGAGGAG GATATCATCAACTCTATGAGCAACAGTCCTGCCACCAGCAAACCCCCTGTGACCCTGAGGCTTGTGGTCCCGGCCAGCCAGTGCGGCTCGCTCATTGGCAAAGGGGGCTCCAAAATCAAAGAGATGAGAGAG TCCACAGGGGCTCAGGTGCAGGTGGCAGGCGACATGCTCCCCAACTCCACCGAGAGGGCCGTGACCATCTCTGGGGCACCTGAGGCCATCATCCAGTGTGTCAAACAAATATGTGTGGTGATGCTGGAG TCCCCACCGAAAGGTGCCACCATACCCTACCGCCCAAAGCCTGCCTCCACCCCTGTCATTTTTTCAGGTGGCCAGGTAAGAGCAGACCCACTGGGGGCGTCCACAGCCAACCTCAGCCTCTTACTGCAGCACCAGCCACTGCCT GCTTACACCATCCAAGGACAGTATGCCATCCCACATCCAGAC CAGTTGAGCAAGCTCCACCAGTTGGCTATGCAGCAAACCCCCTTTACCCCCCTCGGACAGACCACCCCTGCCTTCCCCG CAGGTCTGGATGCCAGTAACCAGGCCAGTACTCATGAACTCACCATTCCCAATGAT CTAATAGGCTGCATAATTGGACGCCAGGGAACCAAAATCAACGAGATCCGTCAGATGTCTGGGGCACAGATCAAAATTGCTAACGCCATGGAAGGGTCATCGGAACGCCAGATCACCATCACAGGGACCCCCGCCAACATCAGCCTGGCCCAGTACCTCATCAATGCAAG GTTCCGAGACGTGGCGGCCATGTGGAACGACCCATCCTCCATGACCACATCCTGA
- the LOC133622533 gene encoding poly(rC)-binding protein 3-like isoform X3 produces MEPIKVQSEGGLNVTLTIRLLMHGKEVGSIIGKKGETVKKMREDSGARINISEGNCPERIVTITGPTDAIFKAFAMIAYKFEEDIINSMSNSPATSKPPVTLRLVVPASQCGSLIGKGGSKIKEMRESTGAQVQVAGDMLPNSTERAVTISGAPEAIIQCVKQICVVMLESPPKGATIPYRPKPASTPVIFSGGQVRADPLGASTANLSLLLQHQPLPAYTIQGQYAIPHPDQLSKLHQLAMQQTPFTPLGQTTPAFPGLDASNQASTHELTIPNDLIGCIIGRQGTKINEIRQMSGAQIKIANAMEGSSERQITITGTPANISLAQYLINARFRDVAAMWNDPSSMTTS; encoded by the exons ATGGAGCCCATCAAGGTCCAATCAGAAGGTGGACTGAATGTGACCCTCACCATCAGGCTGCTGATGCACGGCAAG GAGGTCGGGAGCATCATAGGAAAG AAAGGGGAGACGGTAAAGAAAATGCGTGAAGAC AGTGGCGCCCGTATCAACATCTCTGAGGGCAACTGCCCCGAACGGATAGTCACCATCACGGGGCCGACGGATGCCATCTTCAAGGCCTTCGCCATGATAGCCTACAAGTTTGAGGAG GATATCATCAACTCTATGAGCAACAGTCCTGCCACCAGCAAACCCCCTGTGACCCTGAGGCTTGTGGTCCCGGCCAGCCAGTGCGGCTCGCTCATTGGCAAAGGGGGCTCCAAAATCAAAGAGATGAGAGAG TCCACAGGGGCTCAGGTGCAGGTGGCAGGCGACATGCTCCCCAACTCCACCGAGAGGGCCGTGACCATCTCTGGGGCACCTGAGGCCATCATCCAGTGTGTCAAACAAATATGTGTGGTGATGCTGGAG TCCCCACCGAAAGGTGCCACCATACCCTACCGCCCAAAGCCTGCCTCCACCCCTGTCATTTTTTCAGGTGGCCAGGTAAGAGCAGACCCACTGGGGGCGTCCACAGCCAACCTCAGCCTCTTACTGCAGCACCAGCCACTGCCT GCTTACACCATCCAAGGACAGTATGCCATCCCACATCCAGAC CAGTTGAGCAAGCTCCACCAGTTGGCTATGCAGCAAACCCCCTTTACCCCCCTCGGACAGACCACCCCTGCCTTCCCCG GTCTGGATGCCAGTAACCAGGCCAGTACTCATGAACTCACCATTCCCAATGAT CTAATAGGCTGCATAATTGGACGCCAGGGAACCAAAATCAACGAGATCCGTCAGATGTCTGGGGCACAGATCAAAATTGCTAACGCCATGGAAGGGTCATCGGAACGCCAGATCACCATCACAGGGACCCCCGCCAACATCAGCCTGGCCCAGTACCTCATCAATGCAAG GTTCCGAGACGTGGCGGCCATGTGGAACGACCCATCCTCCATGACCACATCCTGA
- the LOC133622533 gene encoding poly(rC)-binding protein 3-like isoform X5, translating to MEPIKVQSEGGLNVTLTIRLLMHGKEVGSIIGKKGETVKKMREDSGARINISEGNCPERIVTITGPTDAIFKAFAMIAYKFEEDIINSMSNSPATSKPPVTLRLVVPASQCGSLIGKGGSKIKEMRESTGAQVQVAGDMLPNSTERAVTISGAPEAIIQCVKQICVVMLESPPKGATIPYRPKPASTPVIFSGGQVRADPLGASTANLSLLLQHQPLPAYTIQGQYAIPHPDQLSKLHQLAMQQTPFTPLGQTTPAFPAGLDASNQASTHELTIPNDAA from the exons ATGGAGCCCATCAAGGTCCAATCAGAAGGTGGACTGAATGTGACCCTCACCATCAGGCTGCTGATGCACGGCAAG GAGGTCGGGAGCATCATAGGAAAG AAAGGGGAGACGGTAAAGAAAATGCGTGAAGAC AGTGGCGCCCGTATCAACATCTCTGAGGGCAACTGCCCCGAACGGATAGTCACCATCACGGGGCCGACGGATGCCATCTTCAAGGCCTTCGCCATGATAGCCTACAAGTTTGAGGAG GATATCATCAACTCTATGAGCAACAGTCCTGCCACCAGCAAACCCCCTGTGACCCTGAGGCTTGTGGTCCCGGCCAGCCAGTGCGGCTCGCTCATTGGCAAAGGGGGCTCCAAAATCAAAGAGATGAGAGAG TCCACAGGGGCTCAGGTGCAGGTGGCAGGCGACATGCTCCCCAACTCCACCGAGAGGGCCGTGACCATCTCTGGGGCACCTGAGGCCATCATCCAGTGTGTCAAACAAATATGTGTGGTGATGCTGGAG TCCCCACCGAAAGGTGCCACCATACCCTACCGCCCAAAGCCTGCCTCCACCCCTGTCATTTTTTCAGGTGGCCAGGTAAGAGCAGACCCACTGGGGGCGTCCACAGCCAACCTCAGCCTCTTACTGCAGCACCAGCCACTGCCT GCTTACACCATCCAAGGACAGTATGCCATCCCACATCCAGAC CAGTTGAGCAAGCTCCACCAGTTGGCTATGCAGCAAACCCCCTTTACCCCCCTCGGACAGACCACCCCTGCCTTCCCCG CAGGTCTGGATGCCAGTAACCAGGCCAGTACTCATGAACTCACCATTCCCAATGAT GCTGCATAA